The Bosea beijingensis genome contains the following window.
AGCTCGCGGAACGAGGCTGCGTTGATGGTCATGGCTTCCGGATGGATCTGAGAAACGGGATCGAAAAGGCAGGCGGCGGCCCCCGGATCAAGCCGGGGCCCGCCGCTGCGATCGCGGTTACTTCTTCTTGGCGCCGCCGACCTGCTCGTCCCAGATGCGGAAGGCGATCACCATCTTGGCCGGGTCGAGCGGCGTTTCCATCGGGTTGTCGGCGATCAGCTTCTCGTATTCGGGCCGGCCGAACTCGGCGATCGCCTTCTGGCTGGATTCCGGCGCCATCGAGAGCGGCACGTCCTTCACCGCCGGGCCCGGATAGAAATAGCCTTCGTCATAGGTGAAGGCCTGCTGCGCGGGCGTCAGCATGTGGCGGATCAGATCGAGCAGCACATTGAGCTTCTCGTCGGACACGCCCTTCGGGATCATCATGTACTGGGCGTCGGTGACCCAGTGGAAACCCTTGAGCGCCTGGATCTTGGCTTCCTTCGGCACGATGCCGAGCACGCGCGGGTTGATGTCCCAGCCGGTGGTCGAGACGATGATGTCGCGCGAGCCGTCACCGAGCTCCTTCATCGTCTGGCCGGTGCCGCCCGGATAGTACTCGATGTTCTCGCCGAGCTCCTTGAGATAGGCCCAGGTCTTGTCCCAGCCCTTCTCCGGGTCCTTCGGGTCCTTGTCGCCCAGCAGATAGGGCAGGCCCATGATCCAGGTGCGGCCGGGGCCGGAATTGGCCGGACGGCCGTAGAAGAAGCGGTTCTTGTTCTGCTTGGTCCAGGCCAGCAGCTCTTCCGCCGTGGTCGGCACCTGCTTGACGCGGTCCGGCATGTATTCGAGCAGCGGGCCGGAGGGGTAATAGACCATCGCCATGGCCTGGCCCTGCCCGAGATTATGCATGGCGAGCGCCGGCTTGAGATAAATATCCTCAGGCTTCGGCAGTTCCGCCTGAAGGCGCGGCAGCAGATCGACCCAGAGCTTCTGGTCGATGCCGGCAGAGAGCACGTCGAGGCCGCCGATGACCATGTCGATATCGAGGCGACCGGCAGCCTGCTGGGCCTTGATCTTCGCCGGCAATTCGGGCGCCGGGGCCTTGGTGAAGACCATGCGCGAGACGGCCTTGGGATTGGCCTTCGGATAGTTCTCCAGCGGCGTCTGAACGAGGGCGAGCGCCCCGC
Protein-coding sequences here:
- a CDS encoding extracellular solute-binding protein codes for the protein MAHDSINRRHFIGGVAGLGVAAHAPGVFAQQLKLPASPLTISIIDVGGALALVQTPLENYPKANPKAVSRMVFTKAPAPELPAKIKAQQAAGRLDIDMVIGGLDVLSAGIDQKLWVDLLPRLQAELPKPEDIYLKPALAMHNLGQGQAMAMVYYPSGPLLEYMPDRVKQVPTTAEELLAWTKQNKNRFFYGRPANSGPGRTWIMGLPYLLGDKDPKDPEKGWDKTWAYLKELGENIEYYPGGTGQTMKELGDGSRDIIVSTTGWDINPRVLGIVPKEAKIQALKGFHWVTDAQYMMIPKGVSDEKLNVLLDLIRHMLTPAQQAFTYDEGYFYPGPAVKDVPLSMAPESSQKAIAEFGRPEYEKLIADNPMETPLDPAKMVIAFRIWDEQVGGAKKK